In the Arachis hypogaea cultivar Tifrunner chromosome 20, arahy.Tifrunner.gnm2.J5K5, whole genome shotgun sequence genome, AAGCCCTAAAGGCAAATGTTACTATTTTTTGCCGCCAATGACCCCTCAGAACAGTGTCCAGAGGCATTGCAGAGGCCACGGCGGAAACCATTATGGCGAGTTCGCGACTGAAATGGTAGACCTCGGATGAGGGATTGGAAAAGTGGGCCAAACACAACAGAAGTTCTTTAATTCCAAATGTTCGCTCACCAGAACAGGTTAGATATTTGGTGATTACAGATTCAATAGAAACAAAGTGCATTGGATTGATTTTTATAGAATTTTCTACGTTTTAGTACAGaagttttttaaatataaatgcataaaaattaACCATTTAAGAGTTAAAAAGTAAAAGTTAAGAGTTCCAGTGCGAACCAAATGGTGGAAAAATGAGAAATATAAGAGATAAATAGCTCCAATCTGAAGTAAATGAGGAAGCCAACAGTTGAAATTGAACCATATCGAATTTTATAGGTTTTTCcacattttaaaacaaaataacttTATCATTCAGGTgcataaattatatcttttaagaTTGAGAAATATAAGAGTCAAAATTAAGGAATATGGGATCAGTAATCCAAAGATTAAAAAATGATTTAGTATCATCACTGAAAGAAATAAatatctggttttttttttattaaagttacAAATTTTATCTGTCAGAGACCATGTTAAAAATACACATTTTACAGGTCCAATGTGACAATAAAAGTAAATTTCATCCAAAAATATTAATCAAAGAAGTTCAGACATCCAACAAACTGAATGGATTATTTGGAAATGAAATATAAACTCCATACACAAAGAGATCACAATTTATCACAGTTTATACACAAAGAGGTCAAAGGGAAAAATTTTTACCTTaactttcttgaaaattttctgaCCACATTTCCATGTTAAGTAAAACTGTTTTGCAATTTGAGAACCGAAACCAACAACCTCCTCAATCGCTCTCTTATACATCTTTATCCACGAAGAAATCACattataaaaaaagttaattGGCATCCACATATCAACATAAGTGGAGAATAACATTGTCATAATCACATACAACTTAACATTGTCATAATTCAATCTCCTTATATTCAGCGCATTAAACCTCCTCTGAGAAAATCAATAAACACATCAATAAATTAAACTTTCTTCTTAATTAATTGAATGGTTTAAGCGAAAGGAAACTAACCAAATCACCTTCAATGACGTATTTGGAGACTTCATCTCTAAGAGTGATGAGATCCTCTTCGCTGAGATCCTTAGTGACCTTGTTGTCCATGCTTATATCGCAGAGAATCTTGCGAGCTCTGCTCCTTCCAATTCCATGGATGTACTGTAGCGAGAACTCAATTCTCTTGTTGTTCGGAATCTCCACTCCGCCAACTTGAGCGCACTCTATGCTTAACTCTCTCACCTGAGCACATAAATTCGAAAGTAAACAAACAAATTTCAGAAATGTAAGGTAGAGTTTGTTTTATGTTACCTTGGGAGGGTTGAGAACAGGGAAATAGACGGCTCTGGAAAGAGGTCTAGGGTTTGAGATTAGGGCGAGAGAGGGAGCTATAGGCATCGCTAGCGTTTGTGCCATGCTcgagttgttcttcttctttctctgctGCTAAATAGAAGTAAGagataaatagaaattaaaaccaAAAGAAGCAAAATTGTCTCAACACAACTCCTCATTCCAATGTATTATATTAACATAACAACCCATAAAAGAAGCAAAAACTTTAGCATATAAAATATTAGAACCACTAAATATATATCAGAAACCAATCTTTAACTTCAAAAAAAGCTAAAAAAGTTTTTTCTCTTTCTACAATCAACCAGTTCTTCTCATTTCACTCGTTCTAAAATATGtattatctcaaaaaaaaaaacattactaaaccacaaaaaaaaagaacaaattaaatataatttatataaatataagcaagaagaaaaataagtccGGCAAGCTTCAGCTCTATATGAGGAAATTCAAATTATTAGCCGTATTAGCTTCTCTAATAAGCACCCAACCCCAATCTAGTTCAACAAAATACTATCTTAATTAGGAATATGAAagctaatcaaatttaattaagcaTAAAGCAGAGTTTGTTACACACAGAAAGCATATATATAAGAGGAAATAGGAAATGTAAAAGCATATATACTCCGACTACTGCATGTGGACAGTACTCTTAATGTGAAACAGATGAAAATACATAATCGGTGGCGTTCTGAATTAAGTAATTTccacacagaaattaaaatttcactaattaatCAAGATTCATATTATGTATAGTTATGAGCAGTGAAATTAAGTAAAGGTGATATTGGGTCAGAGAGAGGGAGAATGAAGAGGTACGAACCAGGGATCGCTGGAATATTCGAAGAGCTTGCCTTTGGTAGAGAAGATGATGAGTGCGACTTCGGCATCGCATAGCACTGATATTTCGTTTGCCTTCTTCAGCAAACGTACCTATCTACCTATCCTCTGTAACATTGAATCTCCTTCAATCTCCTTATATTCAGCGTATTAAACCTCCTCTGAGAAAATCAATAAACACATCAATAAATTAAACTTTCTTCTTAATTAAATTAAACGTATTTGGAGACTTCATCTCTAAGAGTGATGAGATCCTCTTCGCTGAGATCCTTAGTGACCTTGTTGTCCATGCTTATATCGCAGAGAATCTTGCGAGCTCTGCTCCTTCCGATTCCATGGATGTACTGTAGCGAGAACTCAATTCTCTTGTTGTTTGGAATCTCCACTCCGCCAACTCGAGCGAATTCTATGCTTAACTCTCTCACCTGAGCACACAAATTCGAAGAAAAATATAAgcaataagaaaaattatttaacttatttttcttGTAGACGTTCTGAACTCATTTCTATTTCCCTAACTGCGATGCAATCTCAGATCAAAATCCAGCTGGATACTCAATTAATCTCTTATCAATTTCCCTCTTATCAAACAAATCCTAATAGACTATTTTGTCTTGCAATCTATATATCCATATGGAAGGTTGTAATTCTGTACCTGTGGGGTAAGTACTGAAGGCAACTCCATGTAGCATATGAACCCATTGAGACTCCAATGACATAGAACTGTGGCCCTAACTCTAACTGATCAGCAAGTTCTTGAATGTCAAGTGCTTCACTTTTGAGCGAGCGTTTGGGATTTGGATCACTTTCTCCATACCCAGCTTGGTCATATTGCAGCAGATATATACCTAGTTCATTTATTAGTtcctgtatatatgtatatatacacgTTGAGTAACCTTATTCAGCATATGAATATCTTAATTGTATAGTACTACTATTCTGTTTAAGTTGAAAGGGAATGAGTAATTGTACTTGGGGTGCGAGAAAGTTCATCTCTTTGGAGCTTCCAAAACCATGGACAATGATGATCTTGTACTTTGCCACATCCTTAGAAACCCCTCTCTCAAGATAAGCCAGGTGCCTCCCATCTCTGAGTTTAATTCTTGGTGAAATCATAGCAAAATCATCTTGGTTTGGAGAAACAACCTTAGTCCCCTGAAACAAAAatccaataacatatataatattgaaACCATTAAGAATGAACAAATTTTATCAGTGTTTACCTGACAGAAACCTCTGCAGAGTTGTTTTGTCTGAGATTGTGATGGTTTCTTATCATTGAACAATAGTTTAAGGTGATGTCCGAATCTTTTCATCTGTTCTTGATGACTTAGTAGATCCAAGCTATGCTTTTTATTTCTGTGTGCACATCAAATATGAATGGAATGAAAACTGAATTTGGTTCATTTGGTTTGTTTAAATCagagaaaatcaaataaaaagcaaTCGGATCATGGAATTCATGAATTGTTGCGATATGATGAAGGAAAAGGAACAAAAAGTAGACCTTTTGACAACGAAGAGGGATCCCTCGACGTCATTACGGCTCTGCAAACAGTAATtgtagaaagaagagagagaaagcgttagatagagagagatagagaatggAATAGATGAAATGAAGGAGATTATAAAGGAACGAACCCATTGGGAGAGGTCGATGTTGAACTCGTAGAAGGTGACGTGTGCAGCGGTGATGAGGATTTCCTCGACGAAGGGATCGATGCGCTGAAGATCAGTGAGGTTGAGGAGCTTGGTGCTGTGCTGGTCGAGATTGGGGATGAGCTTCCCGTTCTGAGACATTATGGAACCGCAAACACAAACCCTAGAATTTTGTGGGTTGGGTTTTGGCTTTCGATGTGTTCTGTGCCTGAGAGTGAAAATGGAAAAGGGggcagggtttagggtttgaagCAGCCGGTTCTACTGGCTTTTACTGGGAAGAAGGAGATCCATAGAGAGATTGATACACTGACACGATGAAGGAAGGAGGAAAGACAGATAGTGAGAAACttagaagggagagagaaggagcAACGCAGAAACAGAGAGAATAGAATAACCTTTACCTTTAACAATCTACTTcttcattattttatttcaaaataacgTGAGGGCGACACCTGGCTTAATGAGCCACGGCAATTATACAAGTAGTAGATGTGATCATGACACATATACCTCCtttatttaataactaataacGTTTGGAGGAATCATCATCAATCACCTTTGTTCCTTTCATTTTACCACCGAACCAAGCTtaaggaaaataagaaaaagagagaCCATGGGTGAGGGAGGAAACCGTGACTTCCTTGACTTTTCGGTTTTAATTTCGGTTTCAATTTCATgcgatccgtaactccaataaaaaaatccaatccgataaaagtgttcgtatcctccTCCTCTACGCATTGACGTTATTTTTGTTCGGTGGAAGCTGATGGTGATGTAGCTCCCCTTCCTCTTGAGtgcggccaattggagttctaggaggcacagacgatttttGACGTTTTTCTCTTCAGCAGCCTGATTAGAAAGCTTCTCCGGGATTTCAagtattttgatttcgtacggaggtagggtttggtaactttataataattaaatgtgaatttgataagtgaatgttgatttgattgattattgtttgagtttgaatgagttaatttggttgaattattattgttgattGTGATTTGTTGGTTCGGCT is a window encoding:
- the LOC112786040 gene encoding uncharacterized protein, which codes for MKRFGHHLKLLFNDKKPSQSQTKQLCRGFCQGTKVVSPNQDDFAMISPRIKLRDGRHLAYLERGVSKDVAKYKIIIVHGFGSSKEMNFLAPQELINELGIYLLQYDQAGYGESDPNPKRSLKSEALDIQELADQLELGPQFYVIGVSMGSYATWSCLQYLPHSSRERRRTTRAWHKR